In Haloplanus rubicundus, one DNA window encodes the following:
- a CDS encoding cryptochrome/photolyase family protein codes for MRLHWHRTDLRPSDNLALVTPAEDPILPVYVFDPRILSHAAPPRVAFVLDSLDALRDWYRQRESDLVVVRGRAPDELARLADDYDADSVSWAQAYSGLGRRRDDRVEERLAGMGVDAHVVHDHLHHEPGSITTNQGEPYSVYSYFWKKWQDREKRGSVQAPGADRLAAPDEDTPIPTLDDLGFDEPEAEIPPGGYMEARHRLNDFCAEDIYRYDDARDDPAADATSRLSAHLTHGTVGVRTLHDRVVRAREGAPDDAARESVETFRGELAWREFYHHVLYFNPEVVTENYRDYEHPIEWREDPDALRAWQDGETGYPIVDAGMRQLRREAWMHNRVRMIVASFLTKDLLLDWREGYDWFRQKLVDHNPANDNGGWQWAASTGTDAQPYFRIFNPMTQGERHDPDAEYIKRYVPELRGVDADLIHDWHELSPTQRRRTAPEYPDPIVDHSERREQALAMFERARGEDGD; via the coding sequence ATGCGCCTCCACTGGCACCGGACGGACCTCCGGCCGTCGGACAACCTCGCGCTGGTGACGCCGGCCGAAGATCCGATCCTCCCGGTGTACGTCTTCGACCCCCGGATTCTCTCCCACGCCGCGCCCCCGCGGGTGGCCTTCGTCCTCGACAGCCTCGACGCCCTCAGGGACTGGTACCGCCAGCGCGAGAGCGACCTGGTGGTCGTTCGCGGCCGCGCACCGGACGAACTCGCCCGTCTCGCCGACGACTACGACGCCGACAGCGTGTCGTGGGCGCAGGCCTACTCCGGATTGGGCCGCCGCCGGGACGACCGAGTCGAGGAACGACTCGCCGGGATGGGCGTCGACGCCCACGTCGTCCACGACCACCTCCACCACGAACCGGGATCGATCACGACGAACCAGGGGGAGCCGTACTCGGTCTACAGCTACTTCTGGAAGAAGTGGCAGGACCGCGAGAAGCGGGGGTCCGTGCAGGCGCCGGGTGCGGACCGCCTCGCCGCCCCCGACGAGGACACCCCGATCCCCACCCTCGACGACCTAGGATTCGACGAGCCGGAAGCCGAGATTCCGCCCGGCGGCTACATGGAGGCCCGCCACCGCCTCAACGACTTCTGTGCCGAGGACATCTACCGCTACGACGACGCCCGCGACGACCCGGCGGCCGACGCCACCTCACGGCTCTCGGCGCACCTGACCCACGGCACCGTCGGGGTGCGCACCCTCCACGACCGGGTGGTTCGCGCCCGCGAGGGGGCCCCCGACGACGCCGCCCGCGAGTCGGTCGAGACGTTCCGCGGCGAACTCGCGTGGCGGGAGTTCTACCACCACGTCCTCTACTTCAACCCCGAGGTGGTGACGGAGAACTACCGCGACTACGAGCACCCCATCGAGTGGCGCGAGGACCCCGACGCCCTGCGGGCGTGGCAGGACGGCGAGACGGGCTACCCCATCGTCGACGCGGGGATGCGCCAGTTGCGCCGCGAGGCGTGGATGCACAACCGCGTGCGGATGATCGTCGCCTCCTTTCTCACGAAGGACCTCCTGCTCGACTGGCGCGAGGGCTACGACTGGTTCCGGCAGAAACTCGTCGACCACAACCCCGCGAACGACAACGGCGGGTGGCAGTGGGCGGCGTCGACGGGCACCGACGCCCAGCCGTACTTCCGCATCTTCAACCCGATGACCCAGGGAGAGCGTCACGACCCCGACGCCGAGTACATCAAGCGGTACGTCCCCGAACTCCGCGGTGTCGACGCCGACCTGATCCACGACTGGCACGAGCTCTCCCCGACCCAGCGTCGGCGGACGGCCCCCGAGTATCCCGACCCCATCGTCGACCACAGCGAACGCCGGGAGCAGGCGCTCGCGATGTTCGAGCGGGCGCGCGGCGAGGACGGGGACTAA
- a CDS encoding halocyanin domain-containing protein, with protein MFESKRCTRRSVVLSTGTLALTALAGCSGGGGGGSESDGGGGESQSDGGTATETESGDGGGGSGGGTPSFDGWMENVGNYDGVVDETGGDEVTVAVGAEGNGGAYAFGPPAVRVSSGTTVVWEWTGQGAQHNVAAESGGFESDLSAEEGFTFEHTFSESGTYTYVCTPHRTLGMKGVVVVE; from the coding sequence ATGTTCGAATCCAAGCGCTGCACACGTCGGTCGGTGGTCCTGTCGACAGGTACGCTCGCCCTCACGGCACTCGCCGGCTGTAGTGGCGGTGGCGGCGGGGGGAGCGAGAGCGACGGCGGCGGCGGTGAGAGTCAGAGCGACGGTGGAACGGCCACGGAGACGGAGAGCGGCGACGGGGGCGGCGGTAGTGGCGGCGGCACCCCCAGCTTCGATGGCTGGATGGAGAACGTCGGCAACTACGACGGCGTCGTCGACGAGACGGGGGGAGACGAGGTGACCGTCGCCGTCGGCGCCGAGGGCAACGGCGGCGCGTACGCGTTCGGCCCGCCGGCGGTCCGCGTCTCGTCCGGGACGACCGTCGTCTGGGAGTGGACCGGCCAGGGCGCCCAGCACAACGTCGCCGCCGAGAGCGGCGGCTTCGAGAGCGACCTCTCAGCCGAGGAAGGATTCACCTTCGAGCATACGTTCTCGGAGTCGGGGACGTACACGTACGTCTGCACGCCCCACCGGACCCTCGGGATGAAAGGCGTCGTCGTCGTGGAGTGA